The Acinonyx jubatus isolate Ajub_Pintada_27869175 chromosome D1, VMU_Ajub_asm_v1.0, whole genome shotgun sequence genome includes a window with the following:
- the PUS3 gene encoding tRNA pseudouridine(38/39) synthase isoform X1 produces MAESDIDRTQTVKLLKRVQELEQEVQRLRKEQANNKDSTVRENSLGAGKAKRAFDFSAHGRRHVALKIAYLGWGYQGFASQENTNNTIEEKLFEALTKTRLVESRQTSNYHRCGRTDKGVSAFGQVISLDLRSHFPKDRASEDCNLKDEVSDAAKEIRYTHILNRVLPPDIRVLAWAPVEPSFSARFSCLERTYHYFFPRADLDIVAMNDAAQKYVGTHDFRNLCKMDVANGVINFQRTILSAQVQLVGQSLDKERWQEPFQLCQFEVIGQAFLYHQVRCMMAILFLIGQGMEKPEIIDELLNIEKNPQKPQYSMAVEFPLVLYDCKFENIKWIYDREVQEFNVTHLQQLWANHAVKTHMLYSMLQGLDCVAVPVCIIGPEMDGMIEWRNVKPSVIKQTSAFVEGVKMRTYKPLMDRPKCQGLESRIQHFVRRGRIEHPHSFLEEETKAKRDCHDIMEEENTLLEKPTKRVCVDTEIKSIS; encoded by the exons ATGGCTGAAAGTGACATAGACAGAACCCAAACTGTCAAACTCCTAAAAAGAGTACAGGAACTGGAGCAGGAGGTACAGAGACTTAGAAAAGAACAGGCCAACAACAAAGACTCAACCGTGAGAGAAAATTCTTTAGGAGCTGGAAAAGCTAAGCGTGCATTTGATTTCAGTGCTCATGGTCGAAGACATGTAGCTCTAAAGATAGCCTATTTGGGCTGGGGATACCAAGGCTTTGCCAGtcaggaaaacacaaacaatACAATTGAAGAGAAACTGTTTGAGGCTCTAACCAAGACTCGACTAGTAGAAAGCAGACAGACATCCAACTATCACCGCTGTGGGCGAACAGACAAAGGAGTCAGTGCCTTTGGACAG GTGATTTCTCTTGACCTTCGTTCTCACTTTCCAAAGGACAGGGCTTCAGAGGATTGTAATTTAAAAGATGAAGTCAGTGATGCTGCTAAAGAGATCCGCTATACCCACATTCTCAATCGGGTACTCCCTCCAGACATCCGTGTACTGGCCTGGGCCCCTGTGGAACCTAGCTTCAGTGCTAGGTTCAGCTGTCTTGAGCGGACTTACCACTATTTTTTCCCTCGTGCTGATTTAGACATTGTGGCCATGAACGATGCAGCTCAGAAGTATGTTGGCACACATGATTTTAGGAACTTATGTAAAATGGATGTAGCCAACGGAGTGATCAATTTTCAGAGGACTATTCTGTCTGCTCAAGTACAGCTAGTGGGCCAGAGCCTGGATAAGGAGAGATGGCAAGAACCTTTCCAGTTATGTCAGTTTGAAGTGATTGGCCAGGCATTCCTTTATCATCAAGTCCGCTGTATGATGGCTATCCTTTTTCTGATTGGCCAAGGAATGGAGAAGCCAGAGATTATTGATGAGCTGCTGAACATAGAGAAAAATCCCCAGAAACCTCAGTACAG TATGGCTGTAGAATTTCCTCTAGTCTTGTATGACTGTAAGTTTGAAAATATCAAGTGGATTTATGACCGAGAGGTTCAGGAGTTCAATGTTACCCACCTACAACAACTATGGGCTAATCATGCTGTGAAAACTCACATGTTGTATAGCATGCTACAAGGACTGGACTGTGTTGCAGTACC TGTATGTATTATAGGACCAGAGATGGATGGAATGATAGAATGGAGAAATGTTAAGCCCTCTGTCATAAAGCAGACCAGTGCCTTTGTAGAAGGAGTGAAAATGCGCACATATAAACCACTAATGGATCGTCCTAAATGCCAAGGATTAGAATCCCGGATCCAGCATTTTGTACGTAGGGGACGTATCGAGCACCCACATTCATTCcttgaggaagaaacaaaagccaaaagggACTGTCATGATATAATGGAGGAAGAAAATACTCTTTTGGAGAAACCAACAAAGAGAGTCTGTGTTGatacagaaattaaaagcatCAGTTAA
- the PUS3 gene encoding tRNA pseudouridine(38/39) synthase isoform X2 — protein sequence MAESDIDRTQTVKLLKRVQELEQEVQRLRKEQANNKDSTVRENSLGAGKAKRAFDFSAHGRRHVALKIAYLGWGYQGFASQENTNNTIEEKLFEALTKTRLVESRQTSNYHRCGRTDKGVSAFGQVISLDLRSHFPKDRASEDCNLKDEVSDAAKEIRYTHILNRVLPPDIRVLAWAPVEPSFSARFSCLERTYHYFFPRADLDIVAMNDAAQKYVGTHDFRNLCKMDVANGVINFQRTILSAQVQLVGQSLDKERWQEPFQLCQFEVIGQAFLYHQVRCMMAILFLIGQGMEKPEIIDELLNIEKNPQKPQYSMAVEFPLVLYDCKFENIKWIYDREVQEFNVTHLQQLWANHAVKTHMLYSMLQGLDCVAVPCGTGPEMDGMIEWRNVKPSVIKQTSAFVEGVKMRTYKPLMDRPKCQGLESRIQHFVRRGRIEHPHSFLEEETKAKRDCHDIMEEENTLLEKPTKRVCVDTEIKSIS from the exons ATGGCTGAAAGTGACATAGACAGAACCCAAACTGTCAAACTCCTAAAAAGAGTACAGGAACTGGAGCAGGAGGTACAGAGACTTAGAAAAGAACAGGCCAACAACAAAGACTCAACCGTGAGAGAAAATTCTTTAGGAGCTGGAAAAGCTAAGCGTGCATTTGATTTCAGTGCTCATGGTCGAAGACATGTAGCTCTAAAGATAGCCTATTTGGGCTGGGGATACCAAGGCTTTGCCAGtcaggaaaacacaaacaatACAATTGAAGAGAAACTGTTTGAGGCTCTAACCAAGACTCGACTAGTAGAAAGCAGACAGACATCCAACTATCACCGCTGTGGGCGAACAGACAAAGGAGTCAGTGCCTTTGGACAG GTGATTTCTCTTGACCTTCGTTCTCACTTTCCAAAGGACAGGGCTTCAGAGGATTGTAATTTAAAAGATGAAGTCAGTGATGCTGCTAAAGAGATCCGCTATACCCACATTCTCAATCGGGTACTCCCTCCAGACATCCGTGTACTGGCCTGGGCCCCTGTGGAACCTAGCTTCAGTGCTAGGTTCAGCTGTCTTGAGCGGACTTACCACTATTTTTTCCCTCGTGCTGATTTAGACATTGTGGCCATGAACGATGCAGCTCAGAAGTATGTTGGCACACATGATTTTAGGAACTTATGTAAAATGGATGTAGCCAACGGAGTGATCAATTTTCAGAGGACTATTCTGTCTGCTCAAGTACAGCTAGTGGGCCAGAGCCTGGATAAGGAGAGATGGCAAGAACCTTTCCAGTTATGTCAGTTTGAAGTGATTGGCCAGGCATTCCTTTATCATCAAGTCCGCTGTATGATGGCTATCCTTTTTCTGATTGGCCAAGGAATGGAGAAGCCAGAGATTATTGATGAGCTGCTGAACATAGAGAAAAATCCCCAGAAACCTCAGTACAG TATGGCTGTAGAATTTCCTCTAGTCTTGTATGACTGTAAGTTTGAAAATATCAAGTGGATTTATGACCGAGAGGTTCAGGAGTTCAATGTTACCCACCTACAACAACTATGGGCTAATCATGCTGTGAAAACTCACATGTTGTATAGCATGCTACAAGGACTGGACTGTGTTGCAGTACCCTGTGGGACAG GACCAGAGATGGATGGAATGATAGAATGGAGAAATGTTAAGCCCTCTGTCATAAAGCAGACCAGTGCCTTTGTAGAAGGAGTGAAAATGCGCACATATAAACCACTAATGGATCGTCCTAAATGCCAAGGATTAGAATCCCGGATCCAGCATTTTGTACGTAGGGGACGTATCGAGCACCCACATTCATTCcttgaggaagaaacaaaagccaaaagggACTGTCATGATATAATGGAGGAAGAAAATACTCTTTTGGAGAAACCAACAAAGAGAGTCTGTGTTGatacagaaattaaaagcatCAGTTAA